The following proteins are encoded in a genomic region of Bacteroidales bacterium:
- a CDS encoding rubredoxin, producing MKKYRCTVCGHIYDPAEGDPPAGIAPGTAFEDIPDNWTCPICGVTKEDFIPYD from the coding sequence ATGAAAAAATATCGTTGCACTGTCTGTGGTCACATCTACGATCCCGCCGAGGGAGATCCTCCTGCCGGCATTGCTCCCGGTACAGCCTTCGAAGATATCCCCGACAACTGGACATGCCCGATATGCGGCGTGACCAAAGAGGATTTTATCCCCTACGATTAG
- a CDS encoding DUF6340 family protein, whose product MISKISKTGIGLLMIVVLLAGCRNYEYFTITVLEPGELFLPDQYQTLLLVHNTPSDSDAERGTLYNIFDQVYYDSTNRSDALAAAAKNTLEEMVEMVGSFQIENPDSVTLHLPAYATDFTEFHISQLRRLCNQNGAEAVVLLLSLDKIVSYDIYYGNLGNDVGEFSVVMVGKWLLIDPFNSKLIDNKTIRDTLYMTIKNPYNMSDSENMAVSQQLLTESAIQNAINYGMYLSPHFAQSQRMIFQRGHRYIRRGYKEAKDNNWTDAAIWWRKVMPLPDNSLRAIASFNLGVASEMEGLLESALDWAKISYEFFPDTLNGTYLHLLQQRLDQQKDIIMQMEEQE is encoded by the coding sequence ATGATAAGTAAAATATCGAAAACAGGAATTGGTCTACTGATGATTGTGGTATTGTTGGCCGGCTGTCGCAACTACGAGTATTTTACAATCACCGTGCTGGAACCCGGCGAGCTTTTCCTTCCCGATCAATACCAAACCTTACTTCTGGTGCACAACACACCCTCCGATTCTGATGCAGAACGCGGTACATTGTACAACATTTTCGATCAGGTGTATTACGACTCCACCAACCGCAGCGACGCTCTGGCTGCTGCCGCCAAAAATACACTCGAAGAGATGGTAGAAATGGTCGGGAGCTTCCAAATCGAAAACCCTGATTCTGTTACCCTGCATCTGCCAGCCTATGCCACTGATTTTACTGAATTCCACATAAGTCAGCTCCGCAGGCTATGCAACCAGAACGGAGCAGAAGCGGTAGTTTTGCTGCTTTCTCTCGACAAAATCGTAAGCTATGATATTTACTATGGTAATTTGGGCAACGATGTCGGGGAATTTTCGGTGGTGATGGTGGGCAAATGGCTTTTGATAGATCCTTTTAACTCTAAACTCATCGACAACAAAACCATTCGGGATACGCTGTACATGACCATAAAAAATCCCTACAACATGTCCGACAGTGAGAACATGGCCGTCAGTCAGCAGCTTCTCACCGAAAGTGCAATACAAAATGCCATCAATTACGGAATGTATCTCTCTCCACATTTTGCGCAGAGCCAGCGGATGATCTTTCAACGCGGCCACCGTTACATCCGGCGTGGATACAAAGAAGCAAAAGATAACAACTGGACAGATGCAGCGATATGGTGGCGCAAAGTTATGCCACTGCCCGACAACAGCTTGCGCGCTATAGCGTCGTTTAATCTGGGTGTGGCCAGCGAAATGGAAGGATTGCTGGAATCTGCTCTTGACTGGGCAAAAATTTCTTATGAGTTTTTTCCCGACACGCTCAACGGCACCTATCTGCACTTACTGCAGCAGCGCCTCGACCAGCAGAAAGATATTATCATGCAAATGGAAGAGCAGGAATAG
- a CDS encoding DMT family transporter — protein sequence MTEKKSIILGATAVSISAILWGFDGVVLTPSLYNLNVSYVVLVLHLVPFLIMNLFLYKQYRTLKLFSQDDFIFMFLVALFGGAIGTLSIVKALFLVNFQNLTIVVLLQKLQPIFGIALAAIFLKERLGKYYIIWASVAIAAGYTLTFGFHAPNIESGINTIYAAGFALLASFSFGSSTVFSKRILNRYNFTTVTFFRYGFTSVIMLLVVIIMGTYSDIYNTTPLNWLIFFIIAITTGSGAIFLYYFGLKRIKAIIAIICELLFPISAIIFDYIFNDSILSAVQWISAAVMIFAIINLNRKRVQQVKVD from the coding sequence ATGACGGAAAAGAAAAGTATAATTTTAGGAGCTACTGCCGTGAGCATATCAGCCATCTTGTGGGGATTTGATGGCGTAGTGCTTACTCCAAGTCTCTACAACCTCAACGTTTCCTATGTGGTATTGGTGCTGCATCTGGTACCTTTTCTTATCATGAATTTATTTCTTTACAAGCAGTACCGCACGCTGAAGCTCTTTTCGCAGGACGATTTCATCTTCATGTTTCTCGTTGCGCTCTTTGGCGGGGCCATCGGTACGCTGTCGATTGTTAAGGCTTTATTTCTGGTTAACTTCCAGAACCTTACCATCGTGGTGCTCTTGCAAAAATTACAGCCCATCTTTGGAATTGCGCTTGCCGCAATATTTTTGAAAGAAAGGCTCGGAAAATACTACATCATCTGGGCATCAGTGGCCATAGCCGCAGGGTATACCCTCACCTTCGGTTTTCATGCCCCAAATATCGAAAGTGGAATCAACACGATCTATGCAGCTGGCTTTGCACTGCTGGCGTCGTTTTCTTTTGGAAGCTCCACAGTTTTCAGCAAGCGCATCCTGAACCGTTACAACTTTACCACTGTCACTTTTTTCCGGTATGGTTTTACCTCCGTAATCATGCTTCTGGTGGTAATAATAATGGGAACCTACAGTGATATCTATAATACCACGCCACTCAACTGGCTTATCTTTTTTATCATCGCCATCACCACAGGCTCAGGAGCAATCTTCCTTTATTATTTCGGACTTAAGCGTATCAAAGCCATCATCGCCATCATCTGCGAATTATTATTCCCGATCTCAGCCATCATCTTCGACTATATTTTTAATGATTCAATACTCTCGGCAGTGCAATGGATCAGCGCCGCAGTGATGATCTTCGCCATCATCAATCTCAACCGAAAACGGGTACAGCAGGTCAAAGTCGATTAA
- a CDS encoding M14 family zinc carboxypeptidase encodes MLKRLPILIFSLFVTLGSLWAQQVNVNELFGKRGEIYFKFEKSDADLQRLSSQISIDAVRGDDVFAYANKEEFADFLKSELSFEVLPKPGELIKNPRMLHDVNIKAIDDWDFYPTYEAYISMMNQYAIEYPDLCQVFSIGQTTQGRQLMVAKISDNVGTREAEPQFLYTGTMHGDETAGYIILLRMIDYLLENYATNPEIAALVNNSEIWINPAANPDGTYAGGNNTVYGSTRYNANNVDLNRNYPDPKDGPHPDGKAWQPETIAFMQMAEENNFVMSANTHGGSEVINYPWDTWSRLHADDDWLYFVSREYADTVHVYAPTGYLTALNNGVTNGYQWYSITGSRQDYMTYFQQCRELTMELSNTKLLSPSQLPAHWNYNYRSMLNYMRQATYGVNGTVTDMVTGDPLAAMISIENHDADSSMVFTSPVTGFYQRPIEAGSYNFTFSAPGHFPQTINNVQVSRYATVNLNVQLDAGTLIPDFSASATSVSMGSTVNFTDLSYGNPVSWSWTFEGGQPATSTVKNPQNVLYSQIGNFDVSLTVTDAGGNSETIVKENYISVNAEFLMGNQTITTCTGLFYDSGGSSGNYGNNEDYTMTFKPETAGSNIIVDFLEFSVEPNSSCSYDWLKIYNGISSSAPLIGTYCGTTSPGTIEASNAEGALTFVFHSDYSVNKPGWKAVISCSELPLLPIADFTADNTHIWLGQSVQFTDMSANNPTSWSWTFEGGTPATSIAQDPLVTYNSPGYYDVTLVVVNAYGTDTKTIENYIFVEELLLPVADFVADSTHTWPGHTVQFTDLTINNPTSWNWTFEGGTPATSSVQNPLITYNSPGYYDVTLVVENAYGTDTKTIVDYIFVEELLLPIADFTADSTHIWPGHSVQFTDLTINNPIAWNWTFEGGSPGTSTAQHPLITYLVSGYYDVTLVVENVNGTDTRTIQNFIFVDSSIGFAEYKKSVIKVYPNPANDLINIRADVPIVATELTDLSGRSISFHTLSADNTQLQVGSIQNGIYLLKIYTADTCYTRRVMLMH; translated from the coding sequence ATGCTTAAAAGATTACCGATATTAATTTTCTCACTTTTCGTAACGCTGGGTTCTTTGTGGGCGCAGCAGGTAAATGTGAATGAGCTTTTTGGCAAACGCGGCGAAATCTATTTCAAATTTGAGAAATCCGACGCCGATCTGCAGCGCCTTTCGAGCCAGATCTCCATCGATGCTGTGCGGGGCGATGATGTTTTCGCTTACGCAAATAAGGAAGAATTTGCTGACTTTCTCAAAAGTGAGCTTTCTTTTGAAGTGTTGCCCAAGCCCGGCGAGCTGATCAAAAATCCGCGCATGCTCCACGATGTCAATATCAAAGCCATCGATGATTGGGATTTCTATCCTACTTACGAAGCTTACATCTCGATGATGAACCAATATGCCATCGAATATCCCGATTTGTGTCAGGTGTTTAGCATTGGGCAAACAACGCAGGGGCGCCAGTTGATGGTTGCTAAAATTTCTGATAATGTGGGCACACGAGAGGCTGAGCCGCAATTTCTTTACACCGGCACCATGCACGGCGACGAAACCGCTGGCTATATCATTCTGCTGCGTATGATCGATTATCTTCTCGAGAACTACGCTACCAATCCGGAGATTGCCGCTTTAGTAAATAATTCGGAGATTTGGATCAACCCCGCTGCCAATCCTGACGGCACGTATGCCGGTGGCAACAACACAGTTTACGGATCTACACGTTACAACGCCAACAATGTGGATCTCAACCGCAACTACCCCGATCCGAAAGATGGACCTCATCCCGACGGTAAAGCCTGGCAACCCGAAACAATCGCATTTATGCAAATGGCAGAAGAAAACAATTTTGTGATGTCGGCCAATACGCACGGCGGCTCTGAGGTGATCAACTATCCGTGGGATACCTGGTCGCGCCTGCATGCCGACGATGACTGGCTCTACTTTGTGAGCCGCGAATATGCTGACACGGTGCACGTTTATGCCCCCACCGGTTATCTCACTGCTCTCAACAACGGTGTCACCAACGGTTATCAATGGTATTCGATCACTGGTTCACGCCAGGATTACATGACTTATTTTCAGCAGTGTCGCGAACTAACGATGGAGCTATCAAACACAAAGCTGCTGTCGCCAAGCCAGCTTCCGGCGCACTGGAATTATAATTACAGATCAATGCTCAACTACATGCGTCAGGCAACTTATGGTGTAAATGGTACTGTGACGGATATGGTAACTGGCGATCCGCTGGCTGCCATGATTAGCATTGAAAACCATGATGCGGATAGCTCGATGGTTTTTACAAGTCCGGTCACAGGGTTTTATCAACGCCCGATTGAGGCCGGCAGTTATAATTTCACCTTTTCAGCACCGGGGCATTTTCCGCAGACCATCAACAATGTGCAGGTTTCGCGCTATGCAACGGTTAACCTTAATGTACAGCTCGATGCCGGCACGCTGATTCCCGACTTTTCGGCTTCGGCTACCTCCGTGTCGATGGGTAGCACGGTTAATTTTACGGATTTGTCGTATGGGAATCCTGTGAGCTGGAGCTGGACTTTTGAAGGTGGTCAGCCGGCCACTTCAACTGTAAAAAACCCACAAAATGTGCTTTACAGCCAAATAGGAAACTTTGACGTTTCTCTCACTGTGACAGATGCCGGTGGTAATAGTGAAACCATCGTCAAAGAAAATTATATCTCTGTTAATGCCGAATTTCTCATGGGCAATCAAACCATTACTACCTGCACCGGTTTGTTTTACGATTCTGGTGGTTCCAGTGGCAATTACGGGAATAACGAAGACTATACGATGACTTTTAAGCCGGAAACAGCAGGCAGCAACATCATCGTCGATTTTCTGGAATTTAGTGTTGAGCCTAATTCTTCATGCAGCTACGACTGGCTGAAGATTTACAACGGGATTTCTTCATCGGCACCGTTAATCGGTACCTACTGCGGAACCACCTCGCCGGGAACTATCGAAGCCAGCAATGCCGAAGGTGCGCTCACATTCGTTTTTCACAGCGATTACAGCGTAAACAAGCCAGGATGGAAAGCAGTAATCAGTTGTAGCGAGTTGCCACTGCTGCCAATTGCAGATTTTACTGCTGACAACACGCACATCTGGCTGGGTCAATCAGTTCAGTTCACGGATATGTCTGCCAATAATCCCACCTCCTGGAGTTGGACTTTTGAAGGCGGCACGCCAGCCACTTCTATAGCTCAGGATCCTTTGGTAACCTACAACTCACCAGGGTATTATGACGTAACACTGGTAGTTGTAAACGCCTACGGTACTGATACCAAGACCATCGAAAACTACATTTTCGTAGAAGAATTGCTGTTGCCGGTAGCCGACTTTGTTGCCGACAGCACGCACACCTGGCCGGGTCACACCGTTCAGTTCACGGATTTGACCATTAACAATCCGACCTCCTGGAACTGGACTTTTGAAGGCGGCACGCCGGCCACTTCTTCGGTTCAGAATCCTTTGATAACCTACAACTCACCGGGATATTACGACGTGACGCTGGTGGTTGAAAATGCCTATGGTACTGATACCAAAACCATCGTAGATTATATTTTTGTAGAAGAATTACTATTGCCGATAGCCGATTTTACTGCTGACAGCACGCACATCTGGCCGGGTCATTCGGTTCAGTTCACAGATCTGACCATTAATAATCCAATTGCCTGGAACTGGACTTTTGAAGGCGGTAGTCCCGGAACTTCCACCGCACAGCATCCACTGATCACTTATCTGGTGTCAGGCTATTACGACGTAACGCTGGTGGTTGAAAACGTGAATGGTACCGACACCAGGACTATTCAGAATTTTATCTTTGTAGATAGCAGTATCGGTTTCGCTGAATACAAAAAGAGTGTAATAAAGGTTTATCCCAACCCGGCAAACGATCTGATAAATATCAGGGCTGATGTACCTATCGTAGCAACAGAACTTACAGACCTGTCGGGCAGAAGCATTTCTTTTCATACTTTATCTGCCGATAATACCCAGTTGCAGGTTGGATCGATACAAAACGGAATCTATCTTTTGAAAATTTATACTGCCGACACCTGCTACACACGCAGGGTCATGTTGATGCATTAA
- the dapA gene encoding 4-hydroxy-tetrahydrodipicolinate synthase gives MKKNFTGTGVALVTPFHKYGTVDFGSLQQVVEHTITSGVDYLVVLGTTGESVTLSADEKNAVVDFVIETCNQRVPIVKGIGGNNTQDIVETIKSSSFEGIDAILSVCPYYNKPQQKGLYNHFKTIASVSPVPMILYNVPGRTGSNMQAETTLQLANDFKNIVAIKEASANFEQITQIIKNKPKGFQVISGDDALTLPLIALGAEGVISVVANAFPAQFSSMVNLCLKGDFVAARKVHYQLSDIIRTLFEDGSPGGIKAALQILNLAQNNLRLPVVKVNKSVYLQLSSLINEFVS, from the coding sequence ATGAAGAAAAATTTTACGGGAACGGGTGTCGCCCTTGTGACGCCTTTTCATAAATACGGCACCGTCGATTTCGGGTCGTTACAACAAGTTGTAGAACATACCATCACCAGCGGTGTGGATTATCTGGTGGTTCTGGGAACTACCGGCGAGTCGGTGACGCTGTCGGCTGACGAGAAAAATGCGGTGGTGGATTTCGTTATCGAAACCTGCAACCAGCGGGTGCCGATTGTAAAAGGGATAGGGGGCAATAATACACAGGATATTGTCGAAACCATCAAATCCAGCAGCTTCGAGGGCATCGATGCCATTCTTTCGGTATGTCCTTATTACAACAAACCACAGCAAAAGGGGCTTTACAACCATTTCAAAACCATTGCAAGTGTTTCGCCGGTGCCGATGATTTTGTACAATGTACCAGGACGAACCGGCTCTAATATGCAGGCAGAAACAACGTTGCAACTTGCCAACGATTTCAAAAATATTGTAGCTATCAAAGAGGCTTCCGCTAACTTTGAACAGATAACACAAATTATTAAAAACAAACCAAAGGGATTTCAGGTGATTTCGGGCGATGATGCGTTGACGCTTCCGCTGATAGCTTTGGGTGCCGAAGGTGTAATTTCGGTGGTGGCCAATGCTTTCCCCGCACAATTTTCGTCGATGGTAAATCTTTGTCTCAAAGGCGATTTTGTGGCTGCCCGCAAGGTTCACTACCAATTGTCCGACATCATAAGGACATTATTTGAAGATGGCAGCCCCGGAGGAATCAAGGCAGCGCTGCAAATCCTCAACCTGGCGCAAAACAACCTGCGACTTCCGGTGGTGAAAGTCAACAAGTCTGTTTATCTGCAGTTATCGAGCTTAATCAACGAATTTGTTTCATAA
- a CDS encoding NAD(P)H-hydrate dehydratase produces MKIFPVEKIRDADAHTIANEPIASVDLMERAARQCYRWIKKHVGCSYPIRVFCAPGNNGGDGLVVARLLAQKGYQVQVHLVRVTDKSSADFTTNLERLQEIPKVAISEISDGNNFPEIAPDEVVIDAIFGSGLSRPVEGFTARLIHHINESGAIIIAIDMPSGLFADKPSTAKDASIVRADYTLSFQFPKQAFFYPENESYVGQWGIFDIGLSADFIASAPTNNFYIQKSDIQPLLMPRHKFAHKGTFGHGLLIAGGYGKMGAAVMAAEAALRAGAGLVTAHIPGAGYQIIQTALPECMTSIDADEHNFTVLPEHLENYQAIAAGPGLGKKPETQKALKLLIQNTPVPLLLDADALNILSENKTWLAFLPPESILTPHPKEFERLIGKTKNGFERHEIQRDFSIKNKVFVVLKGGYTCISTPDGRCFFNSTGNAGMGTGGTGDVLTGVLLGLLAQCYPTLHACLLGVYLHGLAGDIAARKLSMQAMIAGDVTKYLGKAYKKTQDAS; encoded by the coding sequence ATGAAAATATTTCCTGTCGAAAAAATCCGTGATGCCGATGCCCACACCATTGCCAACGAACCTATTGCCTCCGTCGATCTGATGGAAAGAGCCGCGCGCCAATGCTATCGCTGGATAAAAAAACATGTCGGTTGCAGTTATCCTATTCGCGTTTTTTGTGCGCCGGGCAACAATGGCGGTGATGGTTTGGTGGTGGCGCGCCTTCTGGCCCAAAAAGGGTATCAGGTGCAGGTGCATCTGGTGCGCGTTACCGACAAGAGCTCCGCCGACTTTACAACCAATCTGGAGCGTTTGCAAGAGATTCCGAAAGTCGCCATTAGCGAGATAAGCGACGGCAATAATTTTCCCGAAATTGCACCCGACGAGGTGGTGATTGATGCGATTTTTGGCTCCGGGCTTTCGCGTCCTGTCGAAGGCTTTACAGCCAGACTCATCCACCACATCAATGAGAGCGGCGCCATCATCATCGCCATCGATATGCCTTCGGGGCTCTTTGCCGATAAACCTTCCACTGCCAAAGATGCATCCATCGTCCGCGCCGATTACACCTTGTCATTTCAATTTCCAAAGCAGGCATTTTTCTATCCCGAAAACGAAAGTTATGTTGGCCAGTGGGGAATTTTTGATATTGGCCTTTCGGCAGATTTCATTGCATCTGCACCGACGAACAATTTTTATATTCAAAAATCGGATATTCAGCCTTTGCTGATGCCACGTCATAAGTTCGCACACAAAGGGACTTTTGGTCACGGCTTGCTCATTGCCGGCGGTTATGGAAAGATGGGCGCTGCGGTGATGGCAGCAGAGGCTGCTTTGCGTGCCGGTGCAGGTCTCGTTACGGCACACATCCCCGGGGCGGGTTACCAGATCATACAAACGGCTCTTCCGGAATGCATGACCAGCATCGATGCTGATGAACACAATTTTACTGTGCTGCCCGAACATCTGGAGAACTATCAGGCCATCGCTGCCGGACCGGGTCTTGGAAAAAAGCCAGAAACACAAAAAGCACTCAAGCTCCTGATCCAAAACACGCCGGTGCCACTGCTTCTCGACGCCGATGCTTTAAATATCCTTTCGGAAAATAAGACCTGGTTGGCCTTTCTACCCCCGGAGAGTATTCTCACACCACATCCAAAAGAATTTGAACGGCTGATTGGGAAAACAAAAAATGGTTTTGAACGTCACGAGATACAACGTGATTTTTCGATAAAAAACAAAGTTTTTGTGGTGTTAAAAGGCGGTTACACCTGCATCTCCACCCCCGACGGACGCTGCTTTTTCAATAGCACCGGCAACGCAGGCATGGGAACCGGCGGTACCGGCGACGTGCTTACAGGCGTGTTGCTGGGATTGCTGGCGCAATGTTACCCAACATTACACGCTTGCCTGCTGGGCGTTTATCTGCATGGATTGGCGGGCGACATCGCTGCGAGGAAGTTATCGATGCAGGCCATGATCGCCGGCGACGTTACCAAATATTTGGGCAAGGCCTATAAAAAAACACAGGACGCTTCGTGA
- a CDS encoding V-type ATP synthase subunit K codes for MALPLILTYVGLALMIALSGIGSAYGVTMGGNAAIGALKKNDEAFGNYMLLSALPGTQGLYGFAGFFVINNLGIINESMTMLQGTAIFGAGVALGLVALLSAIRQGSICANGIAGIGSGYDVFGKTMILAVFPELYAIVAFAATFIIATGLVA; via the coding sequence ATGGCATTACCATTAATTTTAACTTATGTGGGCCTGGCGCTGATGATTGCCCTTTCGGGGATAGGCAGTGCTTATGGTGTAACGATGGGAGGCAATGCTGCCATCGGCGCACTGAAGAAAAACGACGAAGCTTTCGGTAATTACATGCTGCTTAGCGCGTTGCCGGGTACGCAAGGTCTGTATGGCTTTGCAGGATTTTTTGTGATCAACAACCTGGGTATCATTAATGAAAGTATGACGATGTTGCAAGGTACCGCCATCTTTGGCGCTGGCGTTGCATTGGGTCTTGTAGCATTGCTCTCGGCCATTCGCCAGGGAAGCATCTGTGCCAACGGCATCGCCGGCATCGGATCAGGATATGATGTTTTTGGCAAAACGATGATTCTGGCAGTTTTCCCAGAATTGTATGCCATCGTTGCTTTTGCAGCTACTTTTATAATTGCTACGGGATTAGTGGCCTAA
- a CDS encoding V-type ATP synthase subunit D has protein sequence MAIKFNYNKTSLQALNKQLKVRLNALPTLKNKESALRVEVKKARNEADRLNEDLEKRKQEGSALLRMWSEFEPDLLAIKDVSLSVKKIAGVKTPVLENIEFEIRPFSIFSSPSWFLEGITILKSMARLALERDVFVRKTELLDFARKKTTQKVNLYEKVQIPGYEEAILKIKRFMEDEENLSKAAQKIVKTRMEQKLEEAIA, from the coding sequence ATGGCGATAAAATTTAATTATAACAAAACTTCTTTACAGGCACTTAACAAGCAGTTGAAGGTAAGGCTTAACGCATTGCCTACGCTTAAAAATAAGGAGTCGGCGTTGCGCGTTGAGGTGAAGAAAGCCCGTAACGAAGCTGACCGTTTGAACGAAGATCTGGAGAAGCGCAAACAGGAAGGCTCGGCGCTGCTGCGTATGTGGAGCGAATTTGAACCCGACCTGCTTGCCATAAAAGATGTTTCGCTTTCGGTGAAGAAAATTGCTGGTGTTAAAACGCCGGTACTAGAAAATATCGAATTCGAAATCCGGCCTTTCAGTATCTTCAGCAGCCCATCGTGGTTTCTGGAGGGTATCACCATATTAAAATCGATGGCACGTCTGGCGCTGGAGCGCGATGTTTTTGTACGCAAAACCGAGCTGCTCGACTTTGCCCGCAAAAAAACCACACAGAAAGTAAACCTTTACGAAAAGGTACAGATTCCGGGCTACGAAGAAGCCATCTTAAAGATAAAACGTTTTATGGAAGACGAAGAAAACCTCTCCAAAGCGGCACAAAAGATTGTAAAGACGCGCATGGAACAAAAACTTGAGGAGGCCATAGCATGA
- a CDS encoding V-type ATP synthase subunit B produces MQTKAFQKIYTRIDQITKATCVLHATGVGSEELAMIGDKMAQVVKIIDDNVTLQVFGGTEGIPTNAEVTFLGKAPTLKVSDALAGRFFNAYGDPIDGGPRVEGREVEIGGPSVNPVQRKKPSNMIFTGIAGIDMNNSLVSGQKIPFFTDSDQPFNVVMAMVALRAKADKIILGGMGLTNDDYLFYKNVFDNAGALDRIISFVNTTDDPPVERLLIPDMALTAAEYFAVEKNETVLVLLTDMTLFADALAIVSNRMDQIPSKDSMPGSLYSDLAKIYEKAVQLPSGGSITIIAVTTLSGGDITHAIPDNTGYITEGQLYLRHDSDISKVIIDPFRSLSRLKQNVIGKDTRSDHGQVMNAAIKLYAEAANAKTKLENGFDLTDFDERALAFAKRYANDLLAIDVNIGAEEMLDRTWGLFAEFFEPAEVGIKQEFVSKFWPS; encoded by the coding sequence ATGCAAACAAAGGCTTTTCAAAAGATATACACCAGGATCGATCAGATTACCAAAGCTACCTGTGTGCTGCATGCCACCGGCGTAGGCAGCGAAGAGCTGGCCATGATTGGCGACAAGATGGCGCAGGTGGTAAAGATAATCGACGACAACGTTACACTGCAGGTTTTCGGTGGTACCGAGGGAATTCCAACCAATGCCGAAGTAACCTTTCTGGGCAAGGCGCCCACGCTCAAAGTGAGCGATGCCCTGGCCGGACGCTTTTTTAATGCATACGGCGATCCCATCGATGGTGGTCCGCGTGTGGAAGGCCGGGAGGTTGAGATCGGAGGCCCGTCGGTAAATCCCGTTCAGCGTAAAAAACCTAGCAACATGATCTTTACCGGTATCGCCGGCATCGACATGAACAACTCGCTGGTGTCGGGGCAGAAGATTCCTTTCTTTACTGACTCCGACCAGCCCTTCAACGTGGTGATGGCCATGGTTGCATTGCGCGCCAAGGCCGACAAGATCATCCTCGGCGGAATGGGGCTTACCAACGATGATTATTTATTTTATAAAAATGTATTCGACAATGCCGGTGCGCTCGACCGCATCATCAGCTTTGTGAATACCACCGACGACCCGCCGGTAGAGCGCCTGCTCATCCCAGACATGGCCCTCACGGCAGCCGAATATTTTGCTGTCGAAAAAAACGAAACCGTTTTGGTGTTGCTCACCGACATGACGCTTTTTGCCGACGCGCTGGCCATCGTTTCCAACAGGATGGACCAGATTCCCAGCAAGGACAGCATGCCCGGATCGCTCTACAGCGACTTGGCAAAAATTTACGAGAAAGCTGTACAACTGCCATCCGGTGGCTCCATTACCATCATTGCCGTGACAACGCTTTCGGGTGGCGACATTACGCATGCCATCCCCGACAACACCGGCTACATTACCGAAGGGCAGCTCTACCTGCGCCACGACAGCGATATTTCTAAAGTAATCATTGACCCGTTCCGCAGTTTGTCGCGGCTTAAACAAAACGTGATTGGTAAAGACACACGTAGCGACCATGGGCAGGTGATGAACGCTGCTATCAAGCTTTACGCTGAGGCTGCGAATGCCAAGACGAAGCTCGAAAATGGTTTCGACCTTACCGACTTCGATGAGCGGGCACTGGCTTTCGCCAAAAGATACGCCAACGACCTGCTGGCCATCGATGTGAATATTGGTGCCGAAGAGATGCTCGACAGAACCTGGGGCTTGTTTGCCGAATTTTTTGAACCCGCCGAGGTTGGCATCAAGCAGGAGTTCGTCAGTAAGTTCTGGCCATCCTGA